From a single Armatimonadota bacterium genomic region:
- a CDS encoding PD-(D/E)XK nuclease family protein, protein MPAQWIVHLTTRSGLEGGLVETYRAEAARLGSDGVALLTPTQAAAEIARRLVVSGSNAGALLDPRIMTFPQLADALLVANHTSSRQLTATQRELLVADVLAELAQEPELEYLRATHTCKGTIGAICNLLDELKRGGVSSDDLPELVSKAVPGHPANQAVSLVFARYQDRLQELALYDEPGLFWNALDLLENGKRRPLEDLRVLLLDGFQEFTTTQTRMLEELGNWLERIELRLWLDPCREQMTPRAAATRNWLADAMHAEMRPDTLSEPEPATDLDHLRARVFSLDPAGLAQADGTVKVLEVAGGTVGECREIARRIKLQLAENPDLPPNRIAIVLRSWDTGYDTALHQALEWYGVPADFARGPRLSSVPAVQAALDILDVVVGRWRRQDVIKLLNNGYVSPKDSKYGKVRAQRLERLAMEAGIVGGGDDDTPARQWKAALNRLGHRLGEERRRRRALEDALGIVPESEDQLRVLEDEDGDRLRTLGALDAALEQVERAVNLVDALDDLLRPLATAKSLSGASLAFGEIIKALGIIDSAEKGDASRVALDLQGLDGLSTILREITEAPEVLRITGEVGVAQFAACIRDACGSARLPGNRHRRCGVQVLEASQAALERFDTVFVPGLRDGLFPARPRQDVFYGDAERERLQQDLPGLRPRLGDRHDDEHLLYAALAAAEGEVWLSYPLSEANGAPVLRSSYVDEVLRHWKLAGDSELAARIITTRRQSEVIAGPDEVANYPELLEAIQRPHAGASLQGLINFAENIVPPDELPALAQVRRLALVEALRSQGDGPFCGVLKDQAILTELDERYGPEHTYSVSQLNTYAGCPMRFFLERVLGLEAPTEPMEAIDRRDLGLVAHRILARFFGPRTIGNDDCKPITAENLCTAKAALSQCVAAVGSELDSLARGAAQVWARAMERLEEDLLALLEFEAERNAGEQGRRRTWSPPRQVRAVEAVFGKNGEFVVTPPDCEPVKLRGRIDRVDLTEYEGRRYWVIWDYKTGTGVSANLVRAGADLQLPVYALAVRQLYPNETDDCHLWGYYRVTRPVGWTSVVMGKAGEETARMLDEIVEEAKRKIAQYVADIRAGRFAPVPNESLRPCRYCDFRSICRAGSLIGTSSTPGREQ, encoded by the coding sequence ATGCCCGCACAGTGGATCGTCCATTTGACAACACGCAGCGGTCTCGAAGGGGGCCTGGTTGAGACATACCGGGCCGAAGCCGCGCGTCTCGGGAGCGACGGTGTCGCTCTCCTCACGCCGACCCAGGCGGCCGCTGAGATCGCCCGGAGGCTTGTGGTATCCGGAAGCAATGCCGGGGCTCTCCTGGACCCGCGCATCATGACCTTCCCACAACTTGCGGACGCGCTGCTAGTGGCAAACCACACCTCATCGCGGCAGCTCACGGCGACCCAGCGGGAACTGCTTGTGGCGGATGTTCTGGCGGAACTGGCGCAGGAGCCGGAGCTGGAATACCTGCGGGCCACTCACACGTGCAAAGGCACCATCGGCGCAATCTGCAACCTCCTCGATGAGCTGAAGCGCGGCGGGGTGTCCTCCGATGATCTGCCCGAACTGGTGTCGAAGGCCGTTCCAGGCCACCCCGCGAACCAGGCCGTCTCGCTGGTTTTCGCGCGTTACCAGGACCGCCTGCAGGAACTGGCCCTGTATGACGAGCCGGGCCTCTTCTGGAACGCACTTGACCTGCTGGAGAATGGCAAGCGGCGGCCGCTGGAGGATTTGCGGGTGCTCCTGCTGGACGGGTTCCAGGAGTTCACCACCACCCAGACCCGGATGCTGGAGGAACTGGGGAACTGGCTGGAGCGCATCGAATTGCGGCTGTGGCTGGATCCTTGCCGGGAGCAGATGACGCCGCGCGCGGCGGCAACCCGCAACTGGCTGGCCGATGCCATGCATGCTGAGATGCGCCCGGACACCCTCTCCGAGCCTGAACCCGCAACGGACCTGGACCACCTGCGCGCGCGCGTCTTCTCCCTCGACCCTGCCGGGCTTGCCCAGGCTGACGGAACGGTGAAGGTGCTGGAAGTCGCCGGCGGGACGGTGGGCGAGTGTCGAGAGATCGCGCGCCGCATCAAGCTGCAACTGGCCGAAAATCCAGACCTGCCACCCAATCGCATCGCGATTGTGCTGCGCTCCTGGGATACGGGCTACGATACGGCCCTTCACCAGGCTCTCGAGTGGTACGGCGTCCCCGCGGATTTCGCGCGGGGACCGCGGCTGTCTTCAGTCCCGGCGGTACAGGCGGCGCTGGACATCCTGGATGTGGTAGTTGGCAGGTGGCGGCGCCAGGACGTGATCAAGCTCCTGAACAACGGCTATGTCAGTCCGAAAGACAGCAAGTACGGGAAGGTGCGGGCGCAGCGATTGGAGCGTCTGGCCATGGAGGCCGGGATTGTCGGCGGTGGGGATGACGACACCCCGGCCAGGCAGTGGAAGGCGGCGCTCAACCGCCTTGGTCACCGGTTGGGGGAGGAACGGAGACGCCGGCGCGCACTCGAAGATGCCCTGGGCATCGTCCCGGAAAGCGAAGATCAGCTGCGGGTGCTGGAGGATGAAGACGGCGACCGGTTGCGCACCCTTGGAGCCCTCGACGCGGCACTCGAGCAGGTCGAGAGAGCGGTGAATCTGGTGGATGCCCTGGACGATCTGCTGCGGCCGCTGGCCACTGCCAAATCTCTGTCTGGCGCGTCGCTGGCCTTCGGGGAGATCATCAAGGCCCTGGGCATCATTGATTCAGCCGAAAAAGGCGATGCAAGTCGCGTGGCTTTGGATTTGCAGGGGCTCGATGGCTTGTCGACGATCCTGAGGGAGATCACGGAAGCCCCGGAAGTGCTCCGGATCACAGGCGAGGTGGGTGTGGCCCAGTTCGCCGCGTGCATCCGCGACGCCTGCGGGTCTGCACGCTTGCCCGGCAATCGCCACCGGCGCTGCGGGGTGCAGGTGCTTGAGGCCTCCCAGGCGGCGCTCGAGCGTTTCGACACCGTGTTCGTTCCCGGCCTGCGCGACGGGTTGTTCCCGGCGCGCCCCCGGCAGGATGTGTTCTACGGGGATGCGGAACGCGAGAGACTGCAGCAGGACCTGCCCGGCCTTCGCCCGCGCCTGGGAGACCGGCATGATGACGAGCACCTGCTCTACGCGGCGCTGGCGGCTGCCGAAGGAGAGGTCTGGCTGTCCTATCCGCTCTCCGAAGCCAATGGTGCCCCGGTGCTGCGGTCGTCGTACGTAGACGAGGTCCTCCGACACTGGAAACTTGCCGGTGATTCGGAGTTGGCGGCAAGGATAATCACCACCCGGCGGCAGTCCGAAGTCATCGCCGGGCCGGACGAAGTCGCCAACTACCCTGAGCTCCTGGAAGCGATCCAGCGGCCGCACGCAGGAGCCAGTCTCCAGGGCCTGATCAACTTCGCCGAAAACATCGTGCCGCCCGACGAACTACCGGCCCTTGCGCAGGTCCGGAGGCTCGCGCTGGTCGAGGCCTTGCGTTCCCAGGGTGACGGGCCTTTCTGCGGGGTCCTCAAAGATCAGGCGATTCTTACCGAGCTGGACGAACGCTACGGCCCCGAACACACGTATTCGGTGAGCCAGCTCAACACCTATGCAGGGTGCCCAATGCGCTTCTTCCTGGAGAGAGTGCTGGGCCTGGAGGCCCCCACGGAACCGATGGAGGCCATCGACCGGCGCGATCTGGGGCTTGTCGCGCACCGCATCCTGGCCAGGTTTTTCGGCCCGCGGACCATCGGGAATGATGACTGCAAGCCGATCACGGCGGAGAACCTGTGCACAGCGAAAGCCGCGCTGTCCCAATGCGTCGCGGCTGTGGGCAGCGAACTGGATTCCCTGGCACGCGGCGCGGCCCAGGTCTGGGCGCGGGCGATGGAACGGCTGGAGGAGGACCTTCTCGCCCTGCTGGAGTTCGAGGCCGAACGCAATGCCGGGGAACAGGGCAGGAGGCGGACGTGGTCGCCACCACGGCAAGTGAGGGCAGTGGAGGCGGTTTTCGGCAAGAACGGGGAGTTTGTGGTTACGCCCCCGGACTGCGAACCGGTGAAGCTGCGAGGCCGCATCGACCGGGTGGACCTGACTGAGTACGAGGGCAGGCGCTACTGGGTGATCTGGGACTACAAGACCGGCACAGGTGTATCGGCGAACCTCGTACGCGCAGGGGCCGACCTGCAGCTTCCCGTCTACGCGCTGGCCGTGAGACAGCTGTATCCGAATGAGACGGATGACTGCCACCTGTGGGGGTACTACCGGGTCACGCGTCCCGTGGGTTGGACCAGCGTGGTGATGGGCAAAGCCGGTGAGGAAACGGCGCGTATGCTGGACGAGATCGTGGAAGAGGCGAAGAGGAAGATTGCGCAGTACGTCGCGGACATCCGCGCGGGCAGATTCGCGCCTGTCCCCAACGAGTCCCTGCGGCCCTGCCGCTACTGCGACTTCCGCAGCATATGTCGAGCGGGTTCGTTGATAGGCACTTCATCCACACCGGGGAGGGAGCAGTGA
- a CDS encoding IPT/TIG domain-containing protein gives MDRQTQRPWIALVALVAFALLSICSTALAKPSSAPLSPEFKAFIAAKKAGGLRPVGSGSGHGKGDIPPPVNREYIAGPSVLRALDGAPASYDLRAISEKVPPVRNQGSCGSCWAFATYGSLESCIRPTDTSDFSEDHLKNTHGWDYGPCEGGHPWMSAAYLGRWGGPVWESDDPYGSSGGTSPPGLEPRAHVHEVWWLPADPAIIKNEVMAHGGVYANYLHDDAYYNPATAAYYHPTATSTDHAVCIVGWDDAYSKSNFKAGTQPKSDGAWLVRNSWGTSWGLSGYFWVSYEDARFAKTVIAQFPETEPATNYDYQYSYDPLGWVGDFGWGGSNYSGWAANLFTASGEHTLKGIGFYTTQGGASYSARVYKNPTSGPYTGGTLVATASGSCTYAGLHHAVLSTPVSLHTGDKFSICIQFTNPSYARPIPLESRIVGATSAASASAGQSYCSTNGTTWTDLTTYNSTANFCIKAFVDIVPPPTVTAISPDSGTNTGPVSVTITGTGFRAGATTKLTRSGQTDINGSNVTVVSDTEITCSFDITGAAVGPWSVVVTNDDNQTGTLTDGFTVEYPAPTVIETSPDNGPNTGPVNVTIGGTAFRTGATTKLTRTGQADIAGTSVVVDSATQITCSFDLTGAALGLWNVVVTNDDGKSGQLANGFEVLGEPPSITQWAVVATHSNGVGQVITPCTDGYVEPRTCRLAMLRLSFSAPLTAVAPANISVVGVNSGNLSANVAGVTLSGDNDILWIEFNPALPDDDTYTITLSDTITGRDTGLALSGDRDCILKVCIGDVNGSSRVTITDMYVMQSKLNQTVTSDNCRYDLNLNGLITITEMYLVQSHMNHAAP, from the coding sequence TTGGACCGCCAGACCCAGCGACCTTGGATTGCCCTTGTCGCCCTCGTCGCTTTCGCGCTCCTGTCGATCTGTAGCACTGCGCTTGCCAAGCCATCTTCCGCCCCCTTGAGCCCCGAGTTCAAGGCATTCATCGCTGCGAAGAAGGCCGGTGGCCTGAGGCCCGTGGGCAGCGGCAGCGGGCACGGCAAGGGCGATATCCCGCCACCGGTGAACCGCGAATACATCGCGGGCCCTTCCGTACTCAGGGCCCTTGACGGCGCACCTGCCAGTTATGACCTGCGGGCCATCAGCGAGAAAGTGCCGCCGGTCCGGAACCAGGGAAGCTGCGGGTCCTGCTGGGCCTTCGCCACGTACGGTTCCCTCGAGAGTTGTATCCGCCCCACTGACACGTCTGACTTCTCCGAGGACCATCTAAAGAATACCCACGGCTGGGATTACGGCCCTTGTGAGGGCGGACACCCCTGGATGTCCGCGGCGTACCTGGGCCGCTGGGGAGGGCCGGTGTGGGAGTCCGACGACCCCTACGGCAGTTCCGGTGGCACTTCACCACCCGGATTGGAACCCCGGGCCCATGTACATGAGGTCTGGTGGCTTCCCGCCGACCCGGCCATTATCAAGAATGAAGTCATGGCCCACGGCGGCGTCTACGCCAACTACCTGCATGACGACGCCTACTATAACCCGGCCACAGCTGCTTATTACCACCCCACGGCAACCTCAACAGACCACGCAGTGTGCATCGTTGGCTGGGATGATGCCTACTCCAAGTCAAACTTCAAGGCAGGGACACAGCCGAAGTCGGACGGCGCGTGGCTGGTGCGGAACAGTTGGGGCACGAGTTGGGGTCTCTCGGGCTACTTCTGGGTATCTTACGAGGACGCACGGTTTGCCAAGACCGTCATCGCCCAGTTCCCGGAGACCGAACCCGCTACCAACTACGACTACCAATACTCCTACGACCCGCTGGGGTGGGTCGGTGACTTCGGCTGGGGGGGGAGCAACTACAGCGGCTGGGCAGCCAATCTCTTCACTGCATCCGGTGAGCATACCCTGAAAGGCATTGGTTTCTACACCACGCAGGGAGGTGCAAGCTATTCGGCGCGTGTCTACAAGAACCCGACCAGCGGACCGTACACGGGCGGAACGCTGGTAGCCACCGCCAGCGGATCGTGCACGTACGCGGGCCTTCACCATGCGGTCCTGTCCACGCCAGTGTCCTTGCATACAGGCGACAAGTTCTCCATTTGCATCCAGTTCACGAATCCGTCCTATGCTCGCCCGATACCTCTTGAGTCGAGAATCGTCGGCGCCACAAGTGCTGCGTCCGCCTCCGCTGGACAGAGTTACTGCAGTACCAACGGCACGACCTGGACGGACCTCACCACCTACAACAGCACCGCGAACTTCTGCATCAAAGCTTTCGTCGACATCGTGCCGCCGCCAACGGTGACTGCAATCTCCCCGGATTCCGGGACCAACACCGGGCCGGTCAGTGTCACCATCACGGGAACCGGCTTCCGCGCGGGAGCGACCACGAAGCTGACCCGCAGCGGCCAGACAGACATCAACGGTAGCAACGTGACGGTGGTCAGCGATACCGAGATCACCTGCAGCTTCGACATCACCGGAGCCGCCGTTGGTCCCTGGAGCGTGGTCGTCACCAATGACGACAACCAGACCGGGACCCTGACCGACGGTTTCACCGTGGAGTACCCCGCTCCAACCGTGATCGAGACCTCGCCGGACAACGGCCCCAACACCGGTCCGGTGAATGTGACCATCGGCGGCACGGCTTTCCGAACAGGAGCAACCACGAAGCTCACGAGAACGGGGCAGGCGGACATAGCCGGAACAAGCGTGGTGGTGGACAGCGCCACCCAGATCACCTGCTCCTTCGATCTGACAGGTGCAGCACTCGGCTTGTGGAACGTGGTGGTCACCAATGATGATGGCAAGTCGGGGCAATTGGCCAACGGCTTCGAGGTGCTCGGGGAGCCACCAAGCATCACGCAATGGGCCGTAGTGGCAACCCACAGTAATGGGGTGGGCCAGGTCATCACCCCCTGCACCGACGGCTATGTGGAACCGCGCACCTGCCGTCTTGCTATGCTGCGCTTGAGCTTCAGTGCCCCGCTGACTGCGGTTGCCCCGGCGAACATCTCGGTGGTCGGCGTCAATAGCGGGAACCTTTCGGCAAACGTCGCGGGGGTTACGCTGAGTGGCGACAACGACATCCTGTGGATCGAGTTCAACCCGGCCTTGCCGGATGACGACACCTACACGATCACCCTCTCCGACACCATCACCGGCCGGGACACCGGCCTCGCCTTGTCCGGCGACCGTGACTGTATCCTCAAGGTGTGCATCGGCGACGTCAATGGCAGTTCACGCGTGACCATCACGGACATGTATGTCATGCAGAGCAAGCTGAACCAGACAGTCACCAGCGACAATTGCCGGTATGACCTGAACCTCAACGGGCTGATCACCATCACCGAGATGTACCTGGTGCAGTCTCACATGAATCACGCGGCTCCGTAG
- a CDS encoding PEP-CTERM sorting domain-containing protein, whose amino-acid sequence MLTTEGVITKDGGNPWGLERRISRRKAVITIITRSATSIAVVVLVLCAAPAMAYFAQYTGSLTSAGGGLVGGGGWETGSSFGWTVTQENQGGIWQYDYSLTVPRKDASHFIVELTSDLKPDEIALLNLKYWDGTVWKSWTPTEMEIRTFYSNESCNPGMPEYPDGSLSHIYGIKLDLPDVPATNLQWSFQSRRNPVWGDFYAKDGRSGEPFAYLYNVGFLDPDPNPSSPDGLPVSGNQDPPGKGKILRPDGGGNDGEEITPELSPGALLLLGAVPVGIAWRRRKRCDN is encoded by the coding sequence GTGCTGACGACGGAAGGGGTGATCACCAAGGATGGGGGGAATCCGTGGGGGCTGGAGCGCCGTATCTCGAGACGGAAGGCGGTGATCACGATCATCACTAGATCTGCAACAAGCATTGCTGTAGTCGTGCTTGTCCTCTGCGCAGCGCCGGCGATGGCGTATTTTGCGCAGTACACGGGCTCCCTGACCAGTGCCGGCGGCGGTCTCGTTGGTGGTGGCGGGTGGGAAACGGGGAGCAGCTTCGGCTGGACGGTCACCCAGGAGAATCAGGGCGGCATCTGGCAGTATGATTACAGTCTGACGGTGCCCCGCAAGGACGCCAGCCATTTCATCGTCGAGCTTACCAGTGACCTCAAGCCAGACGAGATCGCCCTGCTGAACCTCAAGTACTGGGATGGAACCGTTTGGAAGAGCTGGACGCCGACGGAAATGGAAATCCGCACGTTCTACTCCAACGAATCGTGCAACCCTGGCATGCCCGAGTACCCAGACGGGTCCCTTTCCCATATATATGGCATCAAGCTCGATCTGCCGGATGTCCCCGCTACGAACCTGCAATGGTCCTTCCAGAGTCGGCGCAACCCCGTCTGGGGGGACTTCTACGCGAAGGATGGCAGGAGCGGGGAGCCGTTCGCCTATCTGTACAATGTAGGGTTCCTGGACCCCGATCCTAACCCGAGTAGTCCGGATGGGCTTCCGGTATCGGGCAATCAGGATCCGCCGGGTAAGGGCAAGATCCTTCGGCCCGACGGTGGGGGCAACGACGGAGAAGAGATAACGCCCGAACTGTCGCCCGGAGCACTGCTTCTTCTGGGGGCTGTGCCGGTGGGCATCGCATGGCGTCGCCGCAAGCGGTGCGACAACTGA
- a CDS encoding exo-alpha-sialidase has protein sequence MRLQQVVSNKAAIGELWAGIPGVELTPGGRLFVVWFSGGDKEPHPDNRLYMVTSDDSGRTFSVPAIIASPRDGFRAFDPTLWLAPNGVLWLIFNRGNKDAAEHGVFAMTCAAPDAADPVWSEEFRVGYEAPFSFRMNKPTVLSTGEWLMPVTHASRTVSDWFAGPGQLQGVGISTDEGRTWTLHGAVEAPNWALENMIVERSDGALVMYIRTGAGVIWQSLSEDRGRTWGAGEPTGIPNPGSRFFVRRLPDGDWLLINSPDPTKRTGIVACVSSDEGATWQQMIVLDPRDSVSYPDAAFSSDGTIYAVHDRDRGGAGEILLSVFTREDLH, from the coding sequence GTGCGACTTCAGCAGGTTGTCAGCAACAAAGCAGCGATTGGGGAACTCTGGGCGGGTATCCCGGGAGTGGAATTGACGCCCGGCGGCCGCCTGTTCGTGGTGTGGTTCTCGGGCGGCGACAAGGAGCCCCATCCCGACAACCGGCTGTATATGGTCACCAGCGACGACAGCGGGCGGACCTTCTCAGTGCCCGCGATCATTGCCTCTCCCCGGGACGGCTTCCGCGCCTTCGACCCGACCCTCTGGCTCGCTCCCAATGGTGTGCTCTGGCTCATCTTCAATCGGGGCAATAAGGATGCCGCCGAACACGGGGTCTTCGCTATGACCTGCGCGGCGCCCGATGCTGCTGACCCGGTCTGGAGTGAGGAGTTCCGGGTGGGCTACGAGGCGCCCTTCAGTTTCCGCATGAACAAGCCCACGGTCCTTTCAACGGGCGAGTGGCTCATGCCGGTGACCCATGCCTCACGCACCGTTTCCGACTGGTTCGCCGGGCCCGGACAGTTGCAGGGCGTGGGCATCTCCACCGACGAAGGCCGCACCTGGACACTGCATGGAGCGGTCGAAGCCCCAAACTGGGCGCTGGAGAACATGATCGTCGAGCGTTCCGACGGCGCATTGGTCATGTATATCCGCACAGGCGCGGGAGTGATCTGGCAGAGCCTGTCGGAAGATCGCGGCCGCACCTGGGGGGCCGGCGAGCCAACGGGCATTCCCAACCCCGGGTCGCGATTCTTTGTCCGCAGGCTGCCTGATGGAGACTGGCTGCTCATCAATAGCCCGGACCCGACGAAGCGCACGGGAATCGTCGCCTGCGTGTCTTCCGATGAGGGCGCGACCTGGCAGCAGATGATCGTGCTGGACCCGCGAGACAGTGTGAGCTATCCCGACGCGGCCTTCTCCAGCGACGGCACCATCTACGCGGTTCACGACCGGGACCGCGGCGGTGCGGGGGAAATCCTGCTCAGCGTCTTCACCCGCGAGGACCTGCATTGA